One Rhododendron vialii isolate Sample 1 chromosome 2a, ASM3025357v1 genomic region harbors:
- the LOC131316968 gene encoding pentatricopeptide repeat-containing protein At3g22690-like, with protein MVEASIKPNSGTMAGAISACAKLRDLDLGERVSAYISETGLMANTFVVNALIHMYFKCGAADRAKQLFEECVDKNLELYNVELSNYVCQGMEREALAILVEMFQRGIQPGRVTMISVASAISQLGDFAFGRQCHGYVMRNGLDDWQTVGNAIIDMYANCGKQELLIAGFARNGNVDSAWELFTEMPETDVVTWSTMIKALVHGRLFYDAIELFRVMQNEGVKANKVTMTSIASACGYLGDPDLAKWIYRCIENQGIHRDLKLNKALASMFRRCGDTESAMQARDEWVSAKYLCSLFQVTGFAYAFVVGLPAAAMYS; from the exons atGGTTGAGGCAAGTATTAAGCCCAATTCGGGTACCATGGCGGGTGCAATATCGGCCTGTGCAAAGTTGAGGGACTTGGATTTGGGTGAGAGGGTAAGTGCTTACATAAGCGAGACAGGGCTCATGGCCAATACTTTTGTGGTGAATGCCCTTATTCATATGTACTTTAAATGTGGAGCCGCGGATAGAGCAAAACAGCTTTTCGAGGAATGTGTTGATAAAAACTTGGAATTGTACAATGTTGAGCTATCAAACTACGTGTGTCAGGGGATGGAAAGAGAAGCTCTTGCTATATTGGTTGAAATGTTTCAACGAGGAATACAGCCAGGTAGGGTTACAATGATATCTGTAGCGTCAGCAATTTCACAGTTAGGCGATTTTGCCTTTGGACGGCAGTGCCATGGTTATGTTATGAGGAATGGATTAGATGATTGGCAAACTGTTGGTAACGCCATTATCGACATGTATGCAAATTGTGGAAAACAAGAATTGTTGATCGCGGGTTTTGCAAGAAACGGCAATGTGGATTCGGCTTGGGAATTGTTCACTGAGATGCCAGAGACTGATGTTGTGACGTGGAGCACCATGATTAAGGCTTTGGTGCATGGGAGATTATTTTACGACGCAATAGAACTTTTCAGAGTAATGCAGAATGAAGGAGTGAAAGCAAACAAGGTGACAATGACGAGTATTGCTTCTGCCTGTGGGTACTTGGGAGATCCTGATCTTGCAAAGTGGATCTACCGTTGCATTGAAAATCAGGGGATTCATCGCGACTTGAAGCTTAACAAAGCCCTTGCTAGCATGTTCCGTAGGTGTGGTGATACTGAAAGCGCAATGCAG GCCAGGGACGAGTGGGTGTCTGCAAAGTATCTGTGCTCATTGTTTCAGGTTACGGGATTCGCCTATGCCTTCGTTGTGGGCCTCCCCGCAGCGGCTATGTACTCCTAG
- the LOC131310490 gene encoding pentatricopeptide repeat-containing protein At3g22690-like, producing MVATSYSTLLTLTTPTQSELNTKQPCKNMKEVKQLQAQITKKGLSHRPMSYSKLISSCADIATPESLEYAKKAYELFERDGRSRVSLYMLNSLIRGYCAAGFVDEAILTYAQIVGEGVTPDRYTFRFVLSGCAKADLFLEGIQLHGSVLKLGLEEDLCIQNCLIHIYAVCGEIDFAKKLFNEMSERDVVSWTCLICGCARKDRPKEAVSLFFEMVDAGIKPNSVTLVGAISACAKLRDLDLGEKVSSYISKTGLTVNTFLANALVDMYMKCGATDRAKQLFGECVDKNLESYNALLSNYVRQGMEREALATLVEMLQRGQQPDRVTMISVAKAISQLGDFAFGRQFHGYVMRNGLDDWHTVGNAIIDMYSSCGKQELACRVFDRMSTKSVVSWNCLITGFAKNGDVDSALKLFNEMLETDVVTWNTMIGALVRGSLFDDAIELFKVMQNEGVKANKVTMMSIASACGYLGDLDLAKWIYHCVENQGIHRDLKLNRALADMFCRCGDTENAMQMFDKVKNIDVSSWTRVIEILNEIPKRQSSSDQEDKSIRNVIIKSE from the coding sequence ATGGTTGCCACCAGCTACTCCACACTTCTCACTCTAACAACCCCAACCCAATCCGAACTCAACACCAAACAACCTTGTAAAAACATGAAAGAAGTCAAGCAATTGCAAGCTCAGATTACAAAGAAAGGCCTCAGTCACAGGCCTATGAGTTATTCGAAGCTAATATCTTCGTGTGCCGATATAGCAACCCCCGAAAGCTTGGAATACGCGAAAAAGGCCTATGAGTTATTTGAACGCGATGGAAGGAGTAGAGTTTCCCTTTACATGCTCAATTCTTTGATCAGAGGGTACTGTGCTGCTGGATTTGTTGACGAAGCTATCTTGACTTATGCACAAATAGTTGGAGAAGGTGTAACACCAGATCGGTATACCTTTCGATTCGTCCTAAGTGGCTGCGCCAAGGCAGATTTGTTTCTTGAGGGCATTCAGCTTCATGGGTCAGTTTTGAAGTTGGGTTTGGAGGAAGATTTGTGCATACAGAACTGCCTGATTCATATTTACGCAGTGTGTGGGGAGATTGATTTTGCGAAGAAGTTGTTCAATGAAATGTCTGAGAGAGATGTCGTGTCATGGACTTGTTTGATTTGTGGTTGCGCTCGGAAGGACAGGCCTAAAGAGgctgtttctttgttttttgagatGGTTGACGCAGGTATTAAGCCCAATTCAGTTACCTTGGTAGGTGCAATATCAGCCTGCGCGAAATTGAGGGACTTGGATTTGGGTGAGAAGGTAAGTTCTTATATAAGCAAGACAGGGCTCACGGTCAATACTTTTTTGGCGAATGCCCTTGTTGATATGTATATGAAATGTGGAGCCACAGATAGAGCAAAACAGCTTTTCGGTGAATGTGTTGATAAAAACTTGGAATCGTACAATGCTTTACTATCGAACTACGTGCGTCAGGGGATGGAAAGAGAAGCTCTTGCTACATTGGTTGAAATGCTTCAACGAGGTCAACAACCAGATAGGGTTACAATGATATCTGTAGCCAAAGCGATTTCACAGTTAGGTGATTTTGCCTTTGGACGGCAGTTCCATGGTTATGTTATGAGGAATGGACTAGATGATTGGCACACTGTTGGTAATGCCATTATCGACATGTATTCTAGTTGTGGGAAACAAGAATTGGCTTGCAGAGTTTTTGATCGGATGTCAACCAAATCGGTGGTCTCATGGAACTGCTTGATCACAGGTTTTGCTAAAAATGGCGATGTGGATTCGGCTTTGAAATTATTCAATGAGATGCTAGAGACTGATGTTGTGACGTGGAACACCATGATTGGTGCTTTGGTGCGAGGCAGCTTGTTTGATGACGCAATAGAACTTTTCAAAGTAATGCAGAATGAAGGAGTGAAAGCAAACAAGGTGACAATGATGAGTATTGCTTCTGCCTGTGGGTACTTAGGAGATCTTGACCTTGCAAAGTGGATCTACCATTGCGTTGAAAATCAGGGGATTCATCGCGACTTGAAGCTTAACAGAGCCCTTGCTGACATGTTCTGTAGGTGTGGCGACACTGAAAACGCAATGCAGATGTTTGACAAAGTAAAGAACATAGACGTTTCATCTTGGACCCGAGTAATAGAGATTTTGAATGAGATTCCCAAGCGCCAATCGTCTAGTGACCAAGAggataagagcatccgcaatgtaataatcaaaagtgaataa